A portion of the Simkania negevensis Z genome contains these proteins:
- a CDS encoding sugar-binding protein encodes MLNELSPIPPPCFFHVSAHVRKKVGKLTYLPDMSGFLNEQSFGRVAVIWSPGGLTLHVQVKKPLEESLYPRYRDSDSLEVFIDTRNLKNAQSVHRFCHHFVFLPEEVDGVQAQEVTRFRLDETHELAAPELFVVQVGMGKRDYEMEINIPKEALHGYDPSEFKRLGFSYQLNRSNGAPQHFNLSSRFFSLEKHPGLWATLILT; translated from the coding sequence ATGTTGAATGAACTCAGCCCAATTCCGCCGCCGTGTTTTTTTCATGTCTCTGCCCATGTGAGAAAGAAGGTCGGTAAGCTAACCTATTTGCCTGACATGTCGGGGTTTCTAAATGAGCAATCGTTTGGACGGGTCGCAGTCATTTGGAGTCCGGGAGGACTTACCTTACATGTTCAAGTGAAGAAACCTCTTGAAGAGTCTCTTTATCCTCGTTACCGGGATAGCGACAGCCTTGAAGTTTTCATCGACACCCGCAATCTTAAAAATGCCCAGTCGGTTCATCGTTTCTGTCACCACTTTGTCTTTCTTCCCGAAGAAGTTGACGGCGTCCAAGCTCAAGAAGTGACTCGGTTTCGCTTAGATGAGACCCATGAACTCGCAGCTCCAGAACTCTTTGTCGTTCAAGTAGGTATGGGGAAGAGAGACTATGAAATGGAAATCAATATTCCGAAAGAAGCCTTGCATGGATATGATCCGTCCGAATTCAAACGCCTTGGCTTTTCTTATCAGCTCAATCGCTCTAATGGAGCTCCCCAGCATTTCAACCTTTCTTCTCGGTTTTTTTCACTTGAAAAACATCCAGGGCTTTGGGCAACATTGATTTTAACATGA
- a CDS encoding sugar porter family MFS transporter: MKMRKRQRYGFMARESSNQKWLLSIISIVAAIGGLLFGYDTGVISGAILYIKKELTLTTGQEELIIAIVSLGAIFGALFGGPLSDRFGRKKVVLSSSLLFIVSALGLALANTIHELVIWRAIVGVAIGISSATAPLYIAELAPRFMRGALVTLNQLAITIGILGSYLIGLLFVQSHSWRMMFVIAAIPAALQFIIMSFFPESPRFLTKIGNFEGALKVLKRFRGSEEDARLEIAHIEKMSKQKKAHWKELYGKRVGPALLAGVGLTVIQQVTGINTIIYYAPTIFQFAGYTSDSAALLATTWVGVVNVLMTFVAIYLLDKVGRKPLLQFGLGGMVISLIILGIGFHTNVLPQGAIGIVSVICLLVYIGSFAYSLGPGGWLINSEIYPLHIRGMAMGVATCANWLANFVITSTFLDLVNTLGKTGTFWLYALIGIFGMLFIWRRIPETKGKSLEEIEEYWKK, from the coding sequence ATGAAGATGAGGAAAAGGCAAAGGTATGGTTTTATGGCACGTGAAAGTTCGAATCAAAAATGGCTTCTATCGATCATCAGTATCGTCGCTGCAATAGGGGGACTGCTCTTTGGTTACGATACAGGAGTGATTTCGGGCGCCATTCTCTACATCAAAAAAGAGCTGACTCTCACCACAGGTCAGGAAGAACTCATCATCGCGATTGTTTCTCTCGGCGCTATTTTTGGTGCCCTTTTTGGGGGGCCTCTATCTGACCGATTTGGGCGCAAGAAGGTCGTCCTTTCCTCAAGCCTTCTCTTTATTGTCAGTGCCCTTGGCCTTGCTCTTGCAAATACCATACACGAGCTGGTCATTTGGCGAGCAATTGTGGGTGTTGCCATAGGTATTTCCTCAGCAACTGCTCCCCTCTATATTGCTGAGCTTGCTCCCCGCTTCATGCGTGGCGCTCTCGTCACGCTTAACCAACTCGCCATCACTATTGGAATTTTAGGGTCATACCTCATTGGACTCCTCTTTGTTCAAAGCCATTCCTGGCGGATGATGTTTGTGATCGCGGCAATTCCCGCAGCACTTCAATTTATAATTATGAGTTTTTTCCCTGAAAGCCCTCGCTTTCTTACAAAAATAGGGAACTTTGAGGGTGCACTGAAAGTGTTAAAAAGGTTTCGAGGTTCCGAAGAAGACGCCAGACTCGAGATTGCCCATATCGAAAAGATGAGCAAACAGAAAAAAGCCCATTGGAAAGAACTCTACGGCAAACGGGTGGGGCCTGCTCTTCTCGCTGGAGTCGGGCTCACAGTGATCCAACAAGTGACAGGGATTAACACCATCATCTACTACGCCCCGACCATTTTTCAATTTGCAGGTTACACTTCTGATAGTGCTGCTTTGCTAGCAACCACCTGGGTCGGTGTGGTTAACGTACTCATGACCTTTGTCGCCATTTATCTCCTAGATAAGGTCGGACGAAAGCCTCTTCTTCAATTTGGCCTCGGTGGAATGGTCATTAGTCTTATCATCCTAGGAATTGGTTTTCACACCAACGTGCTTCCACAAGGAGCGATTGGAATTGTTTCTGTCATTTGCCTTTTGGTGTATATCGGATCTTTTGCTTACAGCTTAGGACCTGGTGGCTGGCTCATCAACTCCGAAATCTACCCACTTCATATCCGGGGAATGGCGATGGGAGTGGCAACGTGTGCCAACTGGCTCGCCAACTTTGTGATCACTTCGACCTTCCTCGATCTCGTCAACACTTTGGGAAAAACTGGAACGTTTTGGCTTTATGCCCTTATCGGCATTTTTGGAATGCTCTTCATTTGGCGCCGTATTCCTGAAACCAAAGGCAAATCACTCGAAGAAATTGAAGAGTACTGGAAGAAATAA
- a CDS encoding NADAR family protein produces MLQKICPAPLRDAYSAYQQKGVSDPEFKKIMMRLSLVATQWFIANQTGLPLPAIAVTGSILSVPSAGIGIGSYLLYEAVTNIFSETVLSLGYAVAGWALIEYSDRFAMGLLESLFVETKKPEKPDSKTGEISQEDPIALDFSDPERGVFGAKTIVDSGKLGTQEVVEFFYSKNDTGNNAKAQGPKLTYGGKQQFEYEIFANTAEGEVEIDGIKWKTREHYYQAHKFKEDSPTYKAILACEGEFAAPGTLRIKIKQDKYKGDLLEGRTAIENFATLRKANLEFFKQNKGARELLLSTGKAPIIERNNHPDAWGITFNPGEIKYEEKGMRINRNQQGLILMLVREELSK; encoded by the coding sequence ATGTTACAAAAAATTTGTCCTGCGCCTCTTAGAGACGCATACAGTGCCTATCAACAAAAAGGCGTATCTGACCCTGAATTTAAAAAAATTATGATGAGACTTAGCCTTGTTGCTACTCAGTGGTTTATCGCGAATCAAACAGGGCTTCCTCTTCCTGCTATCGCTGTGACTGGGAGCATCCTATCGGTCCCATCAGCAGGAATAGGAATTGGAAGCTATCTTCTTTACGAAGCAGTGACAAATATTTTTTCTGAGACAGTTTTGAGCCTAGGCTACGCAGTCGCAGGCTGGGCGCTTATCGAGTACAGTGATCGCTTCGCAATGGGCCTACTAGAATCGCTTTTTGTCGAAACAAAAAAACCAGAGAAACCAGACTCTAAGACTGGAGAGATCTCACAAGAAGATCCAATTGCACTTGACTTTTCAGACCCTGAAAGAGGCGTTTTTGGAGCAAAAACGATTGTTGATTCAGGAAAGTTAGGAACTCAAGAGGTTGTTGAATTCTTTTATTCGAAAAATGATACAGGCAACAATGCAAAAGCTCAAGGACCTAAGTTGACTTACGGCGGAAAGCAGCAATTTGAATATGAAATTTTTGCGAATACAGCAGAAGGTGAAGTCGAAATTGATGGGATAAAATGGAAAACTCGTGAGCACTATTACCAAGCGCACAAATTTAAAGAAGATAGCCCGACTTACAAAGCCATTTTAGCTTGTGAAGGTGAGTTTGCAGCTCCAGGAACTCTTCGGATCAAGATTAAACAAGATAAATACAAAGGCGATCTACTTGAAGGAAGAACGGCAATCGAAAACTTTGCAACTCTGCGCAAAGCAAATCTTGAGTTTTTTAAACAAAACAAAGGCGCCCGAGAACTTCTTCTTAGCACAGGAAAGGCACCGATTATCGAGCGCAATAATCATCCTGATGCTTGGGGGATTACCTTTAACCCTGGCGAAATCAAATATGAAGAAAAAGGGATGCGGATCAACCGGAACCAGCAAGGATTGATCCTGATGCTTGTTCGCGAAGAACTCTCAAAATAA
- a CDS encoding flagellar basal body-associated FliL family protein has translation MAIQAGLAYIQKLWSSPSYEPEEKKPNRSSEWKVSLGDDATESGVAEVLKDASFKYNIDPNFRPPNSSHFLEVGQNRGITVKSDTIKPHVSEINREIIVLFRAIKPDGTISQLGLAHLATRVDELKNVLNNILNESGTTVEVYIAGGTSSSNKLYQSVRQYIESVQKVHRHRVNLQDDYYQATDLRAWLPKGSHPKKELCVREAGFDLNNEPFMILDHTAYAASR, from the coding sequence ATGGCAATTCAAGCAGGTTTGGCATATATCCAAAAACTATGGAGTTCACCTTCCTATGAGCCTGAAGAAAAGAAGCCTAATCGGTCAAGTGAATGGAAAGTCTCCCTTGGAGACGATGCTACCGAATCTGGGGTTGCAGAAGTTTTGAAGGATGCCTCCTTTAAGTACAATATTGATCCAAACTTCCGTCCACCAAACTCTTCTCATTTTCTTGAAGTGGGGCAAAATCGTGGCATCACCGTGAAATCAGATACCATCAAACCTCACGTCTCAGAAATTAACCGAGAAATTATCGTTTTGTTTCGAGCGATCAAACCTGACGGAACTATCTCTCAACTCGGATTAGCGCATCTTGCAACACGTGTTGACGAACTCAAAAATGTCCTCAATAACATACTAAACGAATCAGGCACAACAGTTGAAGTTTATATTGCAGGAGGAACTTCAAGTTCCAATAAACTTTATCAATCGGTGAGACAATATATCGAATCCGTGCAGAAAGTGCATCGTCATCGTGTAAATTTACAAGATGATTACTATCAAGCAACCGATCTACGAGCATGGTTACCTAAAGGCTCTCATCCAAAGAAAGAGCTTTGTGTTAGGGAAGCTGGCTTCGATCTCAATAACGAACCATTTATGATTCTCGATCACACTGCTTATGCAGCATCAAGATAA
- the gcvH gene encoding glycine cleavage system protein GcvH produces the protein MKYTDSHEWIQVEGRQATVGISAHAQKELGEIVYVELPKVGQEVKAGGEIAVLESTKAAADIYAPVSGKVTKVNERLKEDVSSLNTSPESTGWLFEVEMENPAEVDELLDQTAYQTLIR, from the coding sequence ATGAAGTATACTGATTCACATGAATGGATTCAAGTCGAGGGGAGACAAGCGACTGTTGGAATTTCTGCTCATGCGCAAAAAGAACTTGGCGAAATTGTCTACGTCGAACTTCCTAAAGTGGGCCAAGAGGTAAAAGCGGGCGGTGAAATCGCTGTTCTCGAGTCGACGAAAGCAGCTGCCGATATCTACGCTCCTGTTTCTGGAAAGGTGACAAAAGTCAATGAAAGGTTGAAAGAAGATGTCTCTTCTCTCAACACATCTCCTGAGTCAACAGGGTGGCTTTTTGAAGTCGAAATGGAGAATCCTGCCGAAGTGGACGAGTTACTCGATCAAACGGCTTATCAGACTTTAATCCGATAG
- the proS gene encoding proline--tRNA ligase, producing MSKKGKNAIQPTRAEDYPEWYQQVIKAADLAEHSPVRGCMVIKPWGYSIWENMQRFLDKRFKETGHQNAYFPLFIPLSYLEKEAKHVEGFAKECAVVTHHRLVQNEEGKLVPDGELEEPLIVRPTSEMIIGEMFSKWIESYRDLPLLINQWANVVRWEMRTRLFLRTTEFLWQEGHTAHATEEEAREETLKMLDVYVDFIENVLAIPVIKGEKSESERFPGAVSTYTFEMMMQDGKALQGGTSHFLGQNFSRAANITFRDQEGSEVHAWTTSWGVTTRMIGGLIMTHGDDDGIILPPRIAPTHIVIIPLIHKEETKNAVFTYCRELKEKLSKIEFDGAPIRVIVDERDIRSGEKVWSWVKKGVPIRVEVGPRELEENILSVVKRTNGPKEFEQHTEEQFFQTVSEQLAAIQSSLYNRAKAFRDEHLVKVDTKEEFYEFFNSNKGFAYAHWSGDSAVEEMVGKDLSVTIRCIPLEGEKEKGTCPFTGKPSPKRVVFAKSY from the coding sequence ATGTCTAAGAAAGGAAAGAACGCCATTCAGCCAACACGGGCTGAAGATTATCCAGAATGGTACCAACAAGTGATCAAGGCAGCTGATCTTGCCGAGCATTCGCCTGTGCGCGGGTGCATGGTGATCAAGCCTTGGGGATATTCCATTTGGGAAAATATGCAACGTTTTTTAGATAAACGTTTCAAGGAAACAGGTCACCAAAATGCTTACTTTCCTCTTTTTATTCCGCTCAGCTATTTAGAAAAAGAAGCCAAGCACGTTGAAGGCTTTGCCAAAGAATGTGCGGTGGTCACACATCATCGATTAGTTCAAAATGAGGAAGGCAAGTTAGTTCCAGATGGTGAACTAGAAGAGCCTTTGATTGTACGTCCCACATCGGAAATGATCATTGGCGAAATGTTTTCCAAGTGGATTGAATCTTACCGCGATCTCCCTCTTCTCATCAACCAATGGGCAAATGTCGTCCGTTGGGAAATGCGGACTCGCCTCTTTTTGCGGACAACTGAATTTTTATGGCAAGAAGGGCATACGGCTCATGCAACAGAAGAAGAAGCGCGTGAAGAGACCCTAAAAATGCTTGATGTTTACGTCGATTTTATCGAAAACGTTTTAGCTATCCCTGTCATCAAAGGGGAAAAATCTGAAAGCGAGCGATTTCCTGGAGCAGTTAGTACCTATACCTTTGAAATGATGATGCAAGATGGAAAGGCTCTGCAAGGTGGGACGTCTCATTTTCTTGGGCAAAATTTTTCAAGGGCTGCGAATATCACTTTCCGCGATCAAGAAGGAAGTGAAGTTCATGCATGGACGACCTCTTGGGGTGTAACGACCCGGATGATTGGAGGACTCATCATGACCCATGGTGATGATGATGGCATCATTCTTCCGCCCCGCATTGCGCCGACACATATTGTGATTATCCCACTCATTCATAAAGAAGAAACCAAAAACGCAGTTTTTACCTATTGCCGTGAGCTGAAAGAGAAGCTATCTAAAATCGAATTTGATGGGGCACCGATCCGAGTCATTGTCGATGAAAGAGACATTCGAAGTGGAGAGAAAGTTTGGTCTTGGGTCAAAAAAGGTGTTCCGATACGTGTCGAAGTGGGACCACGCGAACTCGAAGAAAACATCCTCAGTGTGGTGAAACGAACAAATGGTCCTAAAGAGTTTGAGCAGCACACTGAAGAACAGTTTTTTCAGACCGTCTCTGAGCAGCTTGCAGCGATTCAGTCGTCTCTCTACAATCGAGCAAAAGCTTTTCGTGATGAGCATCTTGTCAAAGTCGACACAAAAGAAGAATTTTACGAATTTTTTAATTCTAATAAAGGGTTTGCATACGCTCACTGGTCTGGAGATTCAGCCGTTGAAGAGATGGTCGGGAAAGACCTCAGCGTGACCATTCGCTGTATCCCTCTTGAAGGGGAAAAGGAGAAGGGAACCTGTCCTTTTACCGGGAAACCCAGCCCTAAGCGCGTCGTCTTCGCCAAGTCTTACTAG
- the nqrE gene encoding NADH:ubiquinone reductase (Na(+)-transporting) subunit E, whose translation MLMGPYSVLNLLGLAIQSCFIQNILLFYFLGMCSYLACSNKLKTASGLGLAVFVVMTLSGFLNWLVHHFITGEGALRWLNVTGIHAQHINLSFLEFLIYISVIAAFVQILEIVIEKFAPALYRALGMYLPLITVNCAILGACLFATVREYPLIPNVVYVGSAGLGWWLAIALIAAIREKLTYSKVPAGLHGMGLTFIMTGLMALAFMGFTGIALDHISETDTYPILIQEETTENNHFIKL comes from the coding sequence ATGTTAATGGGGCCTTATTCAGTTTTAAATTTGCTTGGACTGGCAATTCAATCATGTTTCATCCAAAATATTCTCCTCTTTTACTTTTTAGGAATGTGTTCTTATCTTGCCTGTTCGAACAAGCTGAAAACTGCCAGTGGTCTTGGACTTGCTGTATTCGTCGTCATGACTCTGTCTGGCTTCCTCAACTGGCTTGTGCATCATTTCATTACAGGCGAAGGGGCCCTTCGCTGGCTTAATGTGACTGGAATTCATGCGCAGCATATCAATCTAAGCTTCCTCGAGTTTCTCATCTATATTTCGGTGATTGCAGCTTTTGTGCAAATTCTGGAAATCGTCATCGAAAAGTTTGCACCTGCTCTCTATCGAGCGCTTGGAATGTACCTTCCTCTCATCACGGTCAACTGCGCCATTTTAGGAGCTTGTTTATTTGCCACTGTTAGGGAATACCCTCTCATTCCTAATGTGGTTTACGTCGGATCAGCCGGTCTAGGATGGTGGCTGGCCATCGCCCTCATTGCAGCCATCCGAGAAAAGCTCACCTACTCGAAGGTGCCAGCTGGGCTTCATGGAATGGGGCTCACCTTCATTATGACAGGGCTGATGGCCCTCGCTTTCATGGGGTTCACAGGAATTGCTCTTGATCATATCTCAGAAACAGATACCTATCCCATTCTAATTCAAGAAGAAACAACAGAAAACAACCATTTCATAAAATTATAA